In the Acanthopagrus latus isolate v.2019 chromosome 23, fAcaLat1.1, whole genome shotgun sequence genome, one interval contains:
- the tmem100a gene encoding transmembrane protein 100 produces the protein MPEEANKDAMRTPATSEKVNNNNERPATPVTTVNIPLVNEVQLTAATGGAELSCYRCTIPFGVVVLIAGIVVTAVAYSFNSHGSTISYFGLVLLSAGLVLLASSAVCWKMRLERKKERRRESQTALVANQRSIFT, from the coding sequence ATGCCAGAAGAAGCTAATAAGGACGCCATGAGAACGCCAGCGACCTCAGAGAaggtcaacaacaacaacgagcGTCCCGCAACACCCGTGACGACCGTGAACATCCCCCTGGTCAATGAGGTCCAGCTGACCGCGGCCACCGGCGGGGCCGAGCTGTCCTGCTACCGCTGCACCATCCCGTTTGGCGTGGTGGTCCTCATCGCAGGCATCGTGGTCACCGCCGTCGCTTACAGCTTCAACTCACACGGGTCCACCATCTCTTACTTCGGCCTGGTGCTGCTCTCGGCCGGACTGGTGCTCCTCGCGTCCAGCGCCGTCTGCTGGAAGAtgaggctggagaggaagaaggagcgGCGGCGGGAGAGCCAAACGGCCCTGGTCGCGAACCAGAGGAGTATTTTCACATGA
- the LOC119014713 gene encoding phosphatidylcholine transfer protein isoform X1 produces MSLQFTDEEFQEAWRELDEPQLEGGWELFTETMGVKIYRLLDKETGLYEYKVFGVLDTCTPELCADVYMDLKYRKHWDSYAKELYEKDFDGQHAIYWEVKYPFPLSNRDYVYVRERKDLDVDGRKIWVILARSSPETACAEKSGVLRVKDYKQSVALESDGGCGTRVFLNYFDNPGGMIPTWLVNWAAKSGVPGFLTDMQKACSNYGSYCQKK; encoded by the exons ATGTCGCTGCAGTTCACAGATGAAGAGTTCCAGGAGGCGTGGAGGGAGCTGGACGAGCCGCAGCTGGAGGGAGGATGGGAGCTCTTCACCGAGACGATGGGAGTGAAAATCTACCGGCTCTTGGACAAG gaaaCTGGACTTTACGAGTACAAAGTCTTTGGTGTGCTCGACACCTGCACTCCAGAGCTGTGTGCAGATGTCTACATGGACTTGAAGTATCGCAAACACTGGGATTCATATGCAAAAg AGCTCTATGAGAAGGACTTCGACGGACAGCATGCAATCTACTGGGAAGTAAAATACCCTTTCCCGCTGTCAAACAGAGAC TACGTGTAtgtgagggagaggaaagacCTGGACGTGGACGGCAGGAAGATCTGGGTGATCCTGGCCAGAAGTTCTCCGGAGACGGCGTGTGCAGAGAAGAGCGGAGTGCTGCGGGTCAAAGACTACAAGCAGAGCGTCGCCCTGGAGAGCGATGGAGGCTGTGGAACCAGAG ttttcctGAATTACTTCGACAACCCTGGTGGCATGATTCCTACCTGGCTGGTGAACTGGGCAGCTAAG AGTGGCGTCCCGGGGTTCCTGACAGACATGCAGAAGGCCTGCAGCAACTACGGCAGCTACTGCCAGAAGAAATGA
- the LOC119014713 gene encoding phosphatidylcholine transfer protein isoform X2, which yields MGALHRDDGSENLPALGQGNWTLRVQSLWCARHLHSRAVCRCLHGLEVSQTLGFICKSYLFYSELYEKDFDGQHAIYWEVKYPFPLSNRDYVYVRERKDLDVDGRKIWVILARSSPETACAEKSGVLRVKDYKQSVALESDGGCGTRVFLNYFDNPGGMIPTWLVNWAAKSGVPGFLTDMQKACSNYGSYCQKK from the exons ATGGGAGCTCTTCACCGAGACGATGGGAGTGAAAATCTACCGGCTCTTGGACAAG gaaaCTGGACTTTACGAGTACAAAGTCTTTGGTGTGCTCGACACCTGCACTCCAGAGCTGTGTGCAGATGTCTACATGGACTTGAAGTATCGCAAACACTGGGATTCATATGCAAAAg ttatttgttttactcAGAGCTCTATGAGAAGGACTTCGACGGACAGCATGCAATCTACTGGGAAGTAAAATACCCTTTCCCGCTGTCAAACAGAGAC TACGTGTAtgtgagggagaggaaagacCTGGACGTGGACGGCAGGAAGATCTGGGTGATCCTGGCCAGAAGTTCTCCGGAGACGGCGTGTGCAGAGAAGAGCGGAGTGCTGCGGGTCAAAGACTACAAGCAGAGCGTCGCCCTGGAGAGCGATGGAGGCTGTGGAACCAGAG ttttcctGAATTACTTCGACAACCCTGGTGGCATGATTCCTACCTGGCTGGTGAACTGGGCAGCTAAG AGTGGCGTCCCGGGGTTCCTGACAGACATGCAGAAGGCCTGCAGCAACTACGGCAGCTACTGCCAGAAGAAATGA